One Halalkalicoccus tibetensis genomic region harbors:
- the thrC gene encoding threonine synthase — MSFELEPAAEVPAVAEDGVWLECIETGEQYAPFEGVRYRSDAGALLEVRYADHPTFEEFSGEGVWRYDAALPVDREVTIDEGATPLYEVPRLEDEIGVESLRVKHEGMNPTGSFKDRGMTVGVGVARRLGVERLACASTGNTSAALAAYGGRAGMEVLVLLPAGKVAAGKIAQASLHGARILEVEDNFDTCLDIVQELASRGEAYLLNSLNPFRLEGQKTIGFEILERHREDYGEFPDRIVLPVGNAGNTAALYKAFRELVASGALDEREVPKLTGVQAEGAAPMVEAVEEGRDEVERWEEVETRATAIRIGNPVNAPKALPGIRATDGTAVAVSDEEITDAQRALAGEGVGVEPASAASVAGLRKLREDGVVGSDERVVCLTTGHLLKDPDAAAEAGVEPESVPGDTEGVLEHLAE; from the coding sequence ATGAGTTTCGAACTGGAACCGGCGGCCGAGGTGCCGGCCGTCGCCGAGGACGGGGTGTGGCTCGAGTGCATCGAGACCGGCGAGCAGTACGCCCCCTTCGAGGGAGTCAGGTATCGAAGCGACGCGGGCGCGCTGCTGGAGGTCCGTTACGCCGACCATCCGACGTTCGAGGAGTTCTCAGGCGAGGGCGTCTGGCGCTACGACGCGGCGCTGCCCGTCGACCGGGAGGTCACGATCGACGAGGGCGCAACGCCGCTGTACGAGGTGCCCCGACTCGAGGACGAGATCGGCGTCGAATCCCTCAGGGTGAAACACGAGGGGATGAACCCCACCGGGAGCTTCAAGGACCGCGGGATGACCGTCGGCGTCGGGGTCGCCCGGCGACTCGGCGTCGAGCGTCTGGCGTGTGCCTCCACCGGAAACACCAGCGCCGCGCTCGCGGCCTACGGCGGCCGGGCGGGCATGGAGGTGCTCGTCCTCCTCCCGGCGGGAAAGGTCGCGGCGGGCAAGATCGCCCAGGCGAGCCTCCACGGCGCGCGCATCCTCGAGGTCGAGGACAACTTCGACACCTGCCTCGACATCGTCCAGGAGCTGGCGAGCCGGGGCGAGGCCTACCTGCTCAACTCGCTGAACCCGTTCAGGTTAGAAGGGCAGAAGACGATCGGCTTCGAGATCCTCGAGCGCCACCGCGAGGACTACGGCGAGTTTCCAGACCGGATCGTCCTTCCCGTGGGCAACGCGGGCAACACCGCGGCGCTCTATAAGGCCTTCCGCGAGCTCGTCGCGAGCGGCGCGCTCGACGAGAGGGAGGTCCCCAAGCTCACGGGCGTGCAGGCCGAGGGCGCCGCGCCGATGGTCGAGGCCGTCGAGGAGGGAAGGGACGAGGTCGAGCGCTGGGAGGAGGTCGAGACCCGCGCGACCGCGATCCGGATCGGCAACCCGGTGAACGCGCCGAAGGCGCTGCCGGGGATCCGTGCGACGGACGGCACCGCGGTCGCGGTCTCGGACGAGGAGATCACCGACGCCCAGCGGGCCTTGGCGGGCGAGGGCGTCGGCGTCGAGCCCGCCTCCGCGGCGAGCGTCGCGGGCCTGCGGAAGCTCCGGGAGGACGGAGTGGTGGGAAGCGACGAGCGCGTGGTCTGTCTGACGACCGGCCACCTGCTGAAGGACCCCGACGCGGCGGCCGAGGCGGGCGTGGAGCCCGAGTCGGTGCCCGGCGATACGGAAGGTGTGTTAGAGCATCTCGCCGAGTAG